The Bubalus kerabau isolate K-KA32 ecotype Philippines breed swamp buffalo chromosome 16, PCC_UOA_SB_1v2, whole genome shotgun sequence genome includes a region encoding these proteins:
- the PRR14L gene encoding protein PRR14L isoform X1, whose amino-acid sequence MLSSGVETQPVPLDSSMSAEVQELYSELPGSASKELHSDPEPSATPDVKPGASSSRVSQSRAAPSELQRTPADSCREEAPKTSDHGGEPGQCGLVDPSTEGPVAPGSLDREAKAKSLEQKVFRDEGDQAEVVRDPCEGAEEDLHQYPTAAGEEPRPGQEDLRMQASEELLCTGLPEDGLRNKEGNVQITAETLLTSTEEVQVMKVHGTKVDDNKGLENGRVSQGLLAGCHGHSETDKIMTSAEVSESSTLVSLEPLNIVDPGLTEATPKEKEREEIRTYSSWLSLLPGNSAVSKADSREEELCKLNLVCEADDNHQQVPGHHSERHSAAHDSPKATRKVVITEPSEENSKVSHFTSGLSGPGSRTTSSEKCGLEGDGLPKGSAEKTHSSYLDGNGQSQNLSSREEHKQPLNPRSERELSLVNATQPGENSSRHCSGKKETTVFPKENAHDHYCPRDSPRIGCSSSFIPSSFTKAMEGMLEKNDLKITLDVHGSLANNEDHRGTFAEMSQPGTDSEGSHFPSSVQIEEPEQTTTLEPSVLTEKTHSRDCDSLVCTQRNLEGRPQLNEASPNRFLIEGKSLVNLTPEDQINSINEMSKPKKDITPLPPSLELDDRPESEIAIQNAQDHGPHLGKQSAAWEVNKFLHDNKLVVNKTGSECVLNQVSLNSETHTKLPSDKEMPVAVSEGPRQSQRPPSEDGAAATARAHPTPVKAKTEDISPPSDGTRGASSNSPTLNSRSESLERKTEAANSGAGSLHSGLPSDKSEVAALPVEVSVRERQSVPSRDLSSCPCVRKNVPEESRCAALEPSRTILGVENCLLTKYEDTFQHIDHHSQGRDSSVESCSCRKNCASEESEPGDGETEGSLPRGEARDEMMAGTLNSEAPDQTTRPRKEGPEEKEQDTPKETVFCQRDVSARVAQELNQPTNIPSPKKLFGQFPPIMFSGVKNMNQAAETPKQKADDALGSQGDPGGPNECRGEGNPAEETLGRDQRKSPTEPDREASHSLKAPPVGSGSNSSASGRSPKKGGCGRTSDCAEPTDGTAHVVSTGCSDEPTEGILDGRVSGTLTGGARHTRATSPKASASTLSQRGAPVAAFIGVIDQESDFQDAAASTSDSLNIKKSCEEKVWRPVEDCEMEVCPGPCVPDTGSVADHEPDVRVLGKINMSLNYIHHEEQVKEASLRETQGTIEGSRLEINTEQDKENTIEISSVELTFSGHYDVNSVPSRSLKSTEIMPLHPLSQKKSETIINSEETDPQNLFKPIDGEMPCENKNTIVLPEMEGGAPRSESEPSKESSAAIRAESSPLTLDAETNVKGEDTAEQQSGPWGQFPAGQESQEMAIREGGLTDDPSQASQTHLRAPRVPADSERRPSQKVLSHKEEEQARQKEAHTVLGQCTTSHTLSDEGQSQSPLQGGEDEPASETDVTSAKPATGASAVGPQKLIDLKEESSCHPLRKDTESRTCPGPRTAPRRARDPSSAGREAFHGAFGNISHRKGALPLKKQPPRTCKKVSCQELVSVGRKRSRIAHSAFLKSSSETIPTKAHRFLTSRAMSVPACPEPETAPARSLVSHVPKLKAAPGPPSGGLNVRMPTKELALLSKLSILASRLAPAARTQKLRSRRCSSDLLPVAKSYKQLRYRRLLDGFSCSTTQLNPCLAAGDWDRKPSSKPLTLYSLETVKMSFIDVSDKMPSLLLGSETFPVSFRVKLGPEHVAESPRTFPEHCAPARLALGEARWGRSPPPKWTFSFFLAHGCPGMATFRGDPGLCSQAGAQPPVPLQDCRATALVQTRGGCSVLGLHTLLALCSPGCYRIWTKKRSCTSHTPAMQRLFMTQLTQGLKGLRSPASIADKVFCSLPYSVGRVLSIWSQHGPSACPLEISALPPSHSKRQSHLGATSSRTVLPSMPLPGLEAAYSAGGSHMRLEPPFPALVPKSHLVTDSAVSKLLFSASEFPVPGFDELDGVTAACPRPQGSPPDQKEAELEKRPKKVSQIRIRKTIPKPDPNLTPMGLPRPKRLKKKEFSLEEIYTNKNYKSPPANRCLETIFEEPKERNGTLISISQQKRKRVLEFQDFTVPRKRRARGKVKVAGSFTRAQKAALQSRELDALLIQKLMELETFFAKEEEEQEQSSGC is encoded by the exons ATGCTGTCATCCGGCGTGGAGACCCAGCCCGTTCCACTTGATTCCTCCATGTCTGCTGAGGTGCAGGAATTATACTCTGAACTCCCAGGGAGTGCCTCCAAAGAGCTTCATTCTGACCCCGAGCCGAGTGCAACTCCAGATGTAAAACCCGGAGCCTCAAGCTCTCGTGTAAGTCAGAGTAGGGCTGCGCCCTCGGAGCTGCAGAGGACTCCTGCGGACAGTTGTCGTGAAGAAGCTCCCAAGACCTCGGACCATGGGGGTGAGCCTGGGCAGTGTGGGCTGGTGGACCCCTCAACAGAAGGTCCTGTGGCTCCTGGGAGCCTGGATAGGGAAGCGAAAGCCAAGAGCCTGGAGCAAAAGGTCTTCAGAGATGAAGGGGACCAGGCAGAGGTGGTGAGAGACCCCTGTGAGGGAGCGGAAGAAGACCTGCATCAGTATCCCACAGCTGCTGGAGAAGAGCCCCGCCCCGGCCAG GAGGACCTCCGGATGCAGGCAAGTGAAGAACTTTTATGCACGGGCCTCCCTGAAGATGGTCTGAGGAACAAAG AAGGAAATGTACAAATCACAGCTGAAACTCTGCTGACATCTACTGAGGAAGTTCAAGTTATGAAGGTCCATGGAACTAAGGTGGATGATAACAAAGGACTCGAGAATGGACGTGTGAGTCAGGGTCTCTTGGCTGGGTGCCATGGACACTCAGAGACAGACAAAATCATGACCAGTGCTGAGGTTTCAGAGTCCAGCACCTTAGTTTCCCTAGAGCCTTTAAACATTGTGGACCCTGGATTAACAGAAGCaactccaaaagaaaaagaacgTGAAGAAATAAGAACTTATTCTTCTTGGTTGTCATTGTTACCAGGGAACAGTGCTGTTTCCAAAGCAGACAGCAGGGAGGAAGAGTTATGTAAATTAAACCTTGTCTGTGAAGCCGACGACAATCACCAACAGGTCCCTGGGCACCACAGTGAGAGACACAGTGCTGCACATGACAGTCCCAAAGCCACGAGAAAGGTGGTTATAACAGAACCCTCAGAAGAAAATTCTAAAGTTTCCCATTTCACATCAGGTTTATCTGGTCCAGGATCCAGAACAACATCCTCAGAAAAGTGTGGTCTTGAAGGTGATGGCTTGCCAAAGGGATCCGCTGAAAAGACGCACAGTTCCTATTTGGATGGGAATGGTCAAAGCCAGAACTTGTCTTCTAGAGAAGAACACAAACAGCCTTTGAACCCTAGAAGTGAAAGAGAACTCTCCCTTGTTAACGCCACGCAACCAGGAGAGAATTCTAGTCGCCACTGTTCTGGAAAAAAAGAGACTACTGTCTTCCCCAAAGAAAATGCCCACGATCACTACTGCCCTCGAGACAGTCCCCGTATAGGCTGCTCCAGTTCCTTCATACCCAGTTCTTTTACTAAAGCCATGGAAGGAATGCttgaaaaaaatgatttgaaaatcaCTTTAGATGTTCACGGTAGCTTGGCAAACAATGAGGACCACAGAGGAACTTTTGCTGAAATGAGCCAACCAGGCACAGACTCTGAAGGGAGTCATTTTCCCTCCTCAGTGCAGATTGAAGAACCAGAACAGACAACTACCCTAGAGCCCAGTGTGCTGACTGAGAAGACTCACAGTAGAGACTGTGACTCCTTAGTCTGTACCCAAAGAAATCTAGAAGGCAGACCCCAGTTAAACGAAGCCTCACCTAAcagatttttaattgaagggaaaTCCCTTGTGAATTTAACGCCAGAGGACCAGATAAATTCTATAAATGAGATGTCTAAGCCCAAGAAAGACATTACTCCATTGCCACCATCCCTAGAACTTGATGACAGGCCTGAGTCAGAAATAGCCATACAAAATGCCCAGGACCATGGTCCACATTTAGGTAAACAGAGCGCTGCCTGGGAGGTGAATAAATTTCTTCATGACAACAAACTGGTTGTAAACAAAACAGGAAGTGAATGTGTTTTAAATCAAGTGTCCCTTAATTCTGAAACCCACACAAAGTTGCCAAGCGACAAAGAGATGCCTGTGGCAGTGAGCGAGGGTCCCCGCCAGAGCCAGCGCCCTCCATCAGAGGATGGCGCAGCTGCCACTGCCAGAGCCCACCCCACTCCTGTGAAAGCAAAGACGGAAGACATCTCTCCACCAAGTGACGGAACCCGTGGTGCCTCTTCAAACAGTCCCACCTTAAACAGCAGATCAGAAAGCCTAGAAAGAAAGACCGAAGCAGCTAATTCGGGAGCAGGTAGTCTGCATTCTGGACTTCCCTCAGATAAGAGCGAAGTGGCAGCCTTGCCTGTAGAGGTCTCAGTCCGGGAACGTCAGAGCGTTCCATCTCGGGATCTCTCTAGCTGCCCTTGTGTGAGGAAAAACGTCCCAGAGGAGAGCAGGTGTGCTGCCCTGGAGCCCAGCAGAACGATCCTGGGCGTTGAGAACTGTCTGTTAACCAAGTATGAAGATACCTTTCAGCATATCGATCACCACTCCCAAGGGAGAGACAGCTCTGTGGAAAGCTGCAGCTGTAGAAAGAATTGTGCATCAGAGGAAAGTGAGCCAGGTGACGGAGAAACTGAAGGCAGCCTTCCCAGAGGTGAGGCCAGAGATGAAATGATGGCAGGTACATTAAACAGTGAAGCTCCAGACCAAACCACCCGACCACGCAAGGAAGGGCCAGAGGAAAAAGAACAGGACACACCCAAAGAGACTGTGTTCTGTCAACGTGACGTTTCTGCTCGTGTCGCACAAGAATTAAACCAACCCACAAACATTCCAAGTCCTAAAAAATTGTTTGGCCAGTTTCCTCCCATAATGTTCTCCGGTGTTAAGAACATGAACCAAGCAGCTGAAACTCCCAAGCAGAAAGCAGATGACGCCCTCGGCTCCCAGGGTGACCCAGGCGGACCCAATGAATGCAGAGGTGAAGGTAACCCAGCTGAGGAGACGCTCGGCCGTGACCAGCGCAAGTCGCCCACAGAGCCTGACAGAGAGGCGAGCCACAGCCTGAAGGCTCCACCCGTTGGTTCAGGCAGTAACAGTTCAGCATCTGGCAGGAGCCCCAAGAAAGGGGGCTGTGGGAGGACTTCTGATTGTGCGGAGCCCACAGATGGGACAGCACATGTGGTCTCCACAGGCTGTAGTGACGAGCCCACAGAAGGCATTCTGGATGGAAGGGTTTCTGGTACTCTCACTGGGGGTGCAAGGCACACCAGGGCAACGTCGCCGAAAGCCTCAGCGAGTACGCTGTCCCAGAGGGGAGCGCCTGTTGCTGCATTTATAGGAGTGATTGACCAGGAGTCGGATTTTCAAGATGCTGCTGCTTCTACATCAGACtctctcaatattaaaaaatcatgtgAAGAGAAAGTATGGAGACCCGTAGAAGACTGTGAAATGGAAGTGTGTCCAGGCCCTTGTGTGCCTGACACAGGGTCTGTCGCAGATCATGAACCAGATGTAAGAGTATTGGGTAAAATAAATATGTCTTTAAATTACATTCATCATGAAGAGCAAGTTAAAGAAGCATCCCTGAGAGAAACACAAGGAACAATTGAAGGATCAAGACTAGAAATAAATACTgagcaagacaaagaaaatacCATTGAAATTTCTTCAGTAGAGTTGACATTTTCTGGACACTATGATGTAAACTCTGTCCCCTcgagaagcctgaaatccactgaGATAATGCCTTTGCACCCATTGTctcaaaaaaaatcagaaacaattaTTAATAGTGAAGAAACTGACCCCCAAAACCTTTTTAAGCCAATAGACGGTGAAATGCCTTGTGAGAATAAGAACACCATAGTCCTGCCTGAGATGGAAGGAGGAGCACCAAGGAGTGAGAGTGAGCCTAGCAAAGAGAGCAGCGCAGCCATCAGGGCGGAGAGCTCGCCTTTGACGCTAGATGCAGAAACTAACGTGAAAGGAGAAGACACTGCAGAGCAGCAGAGCGGGCCATGGGGTCAGTTTCCTGCCGGGCAGGAGTCGCAAGAGATGGCGATCAGGGAAGGCGGTCTCACTGACGACCCAAGCCAGGCCTCTCAGACCCACCTTAGAGCTCCGAGGGTGCCGGCTGACTCGGAGAGACGCCCAAGCCAGAAggttctgagccacaaggaagaggAGCAGGCACGCCAGAAAGAAGCACACACAGTGTTGGGACAGTGCACAACATCTCATACGTTGTCAGATGAGGGGCAGAGTCAGAGCCCACTCCAGGGTGGCGAAGATGAGCCCGCCTCAGAAACGGACGTCACCTCAGCAAAGCCGGCCACGGGCGCCTCTGCCGTGGGGCCTCAGAAGCTCATAGACCTGAAGGAGGAAAGCTCGTGTCACCCGCTGAGAAAGGACACGGAGTCACGCACGTGCCCCGGCCCCCGCACTGCCCCTCGGCGTGCTCGAGACCCCAGCTCCGCCGGGCGGGAGGCCTTCCACGGTGCCTTTGGGAACATTTCTCACAGGAAGGGGGCGCTGCCCTTAAAGAAGCAGCCCCCCCGAACCTGCAAGAAGGTCTCCTGCCAGGAGCTGGTCTCCGTAGGGAGGAAAAGGAGTAGAATCGCACATTCTGCTTTCCTAAAGAGCTCCTCTGAGACCATCCCCACGAAagcacacaggtttctcacttCCCGTGCCATGTCTGTACCTGCGTGCCCAGAGCCTGAAACAGCCCCTGCCAGAAGCCTTGTGAGCCACGTACCAAAGCTGAAGGCCGCCCCGGGCCCACCCTCGGGGGGCCTGAATGTGCGGATGCCTACCAAAGAATTGGCCTTACTCAGCAAGCTGTCTATCCTCGCCTCCAGACTGGCCCCCGCTGCCAGGACCCAGAAGCTGCGGTCCCGGCGGTGCTCCTCGGACCTTCTACCCGTGGCTAAAAGCTACAAGCAGCTCCGATACCGGAGGCTCCTGGACGGCTTCTCCTGCAGCACGACGCAGCTGAACCCGTGTCTGGCAGCTGGTGACTGGGACAGGAAGCCTAGCAGTAAACCCCTGACACTTTATTCGCTCGAAACTGTCAAAATGAGCTTCATAGATGTGAGTGACAAGATGCCATCGCTGCTGCTCGGTTCCGAAACCTTCCCGGTATCCTTCCGTGTGAAGCTGGGCCCTGAGCACGTGGCCGAGTCCCCCAGGACTTTCCCTGAGCACTGTGCGCCCGCGAGACTCGCCTTAGGAGAGGCCCGCTGGGGCCGTTCTCCACCTCCCAAGTGgaccttctccttcttcctggcCCATGGCTGCCCTGGAATGGCCACATTCAGGGGAGACCCTGGCCTCTGCAGCCAGGCAGGCGCCCAGCCTCCAGTTCCCCTCCAGGACTGCAGGGCCACCGCCCTAGTCCAGACCAGAGGGGGCTGTTCCGTCCTCGGGCTCCACACGCTCCTAGCACTCTGCTCCCCGGGATGCTACCGGATCTGGACGAAGAAACGGAGCTGCACCAGCCACACGCCTGCCATGCAGAggctcttcatgacccagttaacACAGGGCCTCAAAGGGCTGCGGTCTCCCGCCTCCATAGCTGACAAGGTCTTCTGCTCCCTGCCCTACTCGGTGGGCCGGGTGCTGTCCATCTGGAGCCAGCATGGGCCTTCCGCCTGCCCCTTGGAGATCTCCGCCCTTCCACCCTCTCACAGCAAGCGGCAGTCACATCTGGGCGCCACGAGCAG CCGCACCGTGTTACCGTCCATGCCTCTTCCAGGCCTGGAAGCTGCTTACAGTGCCGGCGGCAGTCACATGAG GCTAGAGCCTCCATTCCCTGCCTTGGTACCAAAGTCTCACCTGGTAACAGACTCAGCCGTCAGCAAGCTCCTGTTCTCAGCCTCAGAGTTCCCGGTTCCCGGGTTTGACGAGCTGGACGGTGTGACGGCCGCCTGCCCCCGACCACAGGGCAGCCCTCCAGACCAGAAAGAG gCTGAGCTGGAGAAGAGGCCGAAGAAAGTCTCACAGATTCGCATCCGGAAAACCATTCCTAAGCCAGACCCTAACCTCACGCCCATGGGCCTTCCTCGACCCAAAAG gttaaagaaaaaagagtttAGTTTAGAAGAAATATATACCAACAAGAATTATAAATCTCCTCCTGCAAACAG GTGTTTAGAGACCATTTTCGAGGAACCTAAGGAAAGAAACGGTACGCTCATCTCCATCAGTCAGCAGAAGAGGAAGCGAGTCCTGGAGTTTCAGGATTTCACAGTCCCTCGGAAGAGGCGTGCACGTGGAAAGGTCAAGGTAGCAGGCAGCTTTACGCGGGCCCAGAAGGCAGCACTGCAGAGCCGGGAGCTGGACGCGCTCTTGATACAGAAACTGATGGAACTGGAGACCTTCTTTGCcaaggaagaggaggagcaggagCAGTCATCCGGCTGCTGA